One stretch of Armigeres subalbatus isolate Guangzhou_Male chromosome 2, GZ_Asu_2, whole genome shotgun sequence DNA includes these proteins:
- the LOC134214960 gene encoding uncharacterized protein LOC134214960 — protein MEPEKTPEPLTKAELKKLRRLEKKREKKLAAEELKKKCVRDHLKREQNFSLETERRVFKDWERMCSGVKYDQLLEEMMQIKQNVQLAFDRKNNYIERLFGDRAEIEDIYSKNLLRLKRLIDCYLEIHQYFVTNLSQQYQEDTKFRLEEFGREVELKEGQANECTQQMEGALISLEESMEQGLTDDRRDFIKKNDENINFHIEKRDRLRDENVQRIEQLHDEIKSVMANYVTTIFHPEMEKAYQTLCDEDQKSQKTIQTNRAKIKEHSLRISRLTKKITEVEIAGTRKVISKRFIKRNLEADIDTLKRKIFQMDVHHQARMKELSYEVYHVQKHLNKLLTKGRLILSQAQTCSKYECEDDVAYFNKRLEQGHGAQVGPNGGDHYPAEFAFLFAKINRVKAINLLQREERDRLRLANSELQRQCQEYFKLSSPKAKVALLQPGVTNAEQ, from the exons ATGGAGCCGGAAAAGACTCCGGAGCCTTTGACGAAGGCGGAGCTGAAAAAGCTCCGTCGGTTGGAGAAGAAACGCGAAAAGAAATTGGCTGCGGAAGAGCTCAAAAAGAAATGCGTCAGG GATCATTTGAAGCGGGAGCAAAATTTCTCGCTGGAAACGGAAAGACGCGTGTTTAAAGACTGGGAACGCATGTGCTCGGGTGTGAAATATgaccagcttctggaggaaatgATGCAAATCAAGCAGAACGTTCAGTTGGCATTCGACCGGAAGAACAACTACATCGAGCGGTTGTTTGGGGATCGTGCTGAAATCGAGGATATCTATTCGAAGAACTTGCTGCGGCTGAAAAGATTGATCGACTGTTATTTGG AGATACATCAATACTTTGTTACTAATTTAAGTCAGCAATATCAAGAGGATACCAAATTTCGACTTGAAGAGTTCGGTCGTGAAGTTGAACTAAAAGAG GGTCAAGCCAACGAATGCACTCAACAGATGGAAGGAGCCCTAATATCGCTCGAAGAATCTATGGAGCAAGGGCTTACTGATGATCGGAGAGATTTCATCAAGAAAAACGACGAAAACATTAACTTT catATTGAAAAACGGGATAGACTACGAGATGAAAACGTTCAACGAATAGAACAACTCCACGATGAAATCAAGTCTGTAATGGCTAACTATGTTACCACTATTTTCCATCCAGAAATGGAGAAAGCTTACCAAACTTTGTGTGACGAGGATCAGAAATCTCAAAAAACCATTCAAACCAACCGTGCCAAAATTAAAGAACACTCGCTCCGCATAAGTCGCCTCACCAAGAAAATCACCGAAGTGGAAATAGCCGGAACTCGAAAAGTGATTTCCAAAAGATTCATCAAACGAAATCTCGAAGCGGATATCGATACGCTAAagagaaaaatctttcaaatggACGTGCATCACCAGGCTCGGATGAAAGAATTATCCTACGAGGTGTACCACGTCCAAAAGCACCTGAATAAACTGCTGACCAAGGGAAGGCTGATTCTGAGTCAGGCGCAAACCTGCAGCAAGTACGAATGCGAGGACGACGTCGCATATTTTAATAAACGACTGGAGCAAGGCCACGGGGCCCAGGTCGGTCCAAACGGTGGGGACCACTACCCGGCTGAGTTTGCGTTTCTGTTCGCTAAAATCAATCGAGTGAAGGCGATTAACTTACTGCAGCGCGAGGAACGGGACCGGTTGCGGCTTGCCAACAGCGAACTGCAGCGTCAGTGCCAAGAGTACTTCAAGCTAAGTAGCCCCAAGGCCAAAGTTGCCCTGCTGCAGCCTGGCGTTACAAATGCGGAGCAATGA
- the LOC134214961 gene encoding vesicular glutamate transporter 2-like has protein sequence MDAAASNKLSDGIDAPLWVFWKRRRYIVVMMAFLGFMNMYSMRTNLSVAIVAMTENRTVEYANGTVHYEQYFNWNSKVQGYVLSSFFYGYLVTQVPGGYVSNWFGPHIAFGIGVGGSAVLTLLTPLAANAGVGYVIAVRILEGVFQGVTLPCMHSVWARWAPPFERSRMVLYSFAGIFVGTILGMLLSGVMAKNWNWESVFYFFGALGCVWYVGWVILVKNSPEDDRHITPNEKEFILKSIGRVEQDNQRVKHPWKGILTSTAVYGLITANFCNNYGFYTLLTQLPRFLKDAMHFGVQSSGMIAAVPYFGMSITLYLAGYFADWFQIKGILTTTQVRRNFNCGAFVVQSVCLIIAAAVFTPVVSIIFITLAISASAFAWSGYAVNHLDLSPKSAGLLMGISNSFGTASGIITPIVVGYLTSGSSPAEWKMVFYIAAGVYLFGLVVYWFWASGELQPWSIEVQEREKKEREAKKECFVYVNKINLEE, from the exons ATGGATGCAGCGGCAAGCAATAAATTGAG CGATGGGATCGACGCTCCGTTGTGGGTTTTTTGGAAACGACGCCGGTACATTGTGGTGATGATGGCTTTCTTGGGATTCATGAACATGTACTCGATGCGGACGAATCTCAGCGTTGCTATCGTCGCCATGACGGAAAACCGAACTGTGGAGTATGCCAACGGGACGGTTCATTAT GAACaatatttcaactggaactcCAAGGTGCAAGGGTACGTACTGAGCTCGTTCTTTTACGGATACCTGGTCACACAAGTTCCCGGAGGATACGTGTCAAACTGGTTTGGTCCCCATATT GCTTTCGGAATTGGCGTCGGAGGTTCCGCAGTGTTAACCCTGCTAACACCATTGGCTGCCAATGCCGGTGTTGGCTATGTCATCGCGGTGCGTATTTTGGAGGGCGTATTCCAAGGCGTCACATTGCCGTGCATGCACTCAGTCTGGGCTCGTTGGGCTCCTCCTTTCGAACGATCCCGGATGGTGTTGTACTCGTTTGCCGGAATTTTCGTGGGAACCATTTTGGGCATGCTGTTGAGTGGCGTTATGGCGAAGAATTGGAACTGGGAGAGTGTGTTTTATTTCTTTGGGGCGCTTGGGTGTGTTTGGTACGTCGGATGGGTGATTTTGGTTAAAAATTCCCCAGAAGATGACCGTCATATAACACCAAATGAGAAGGAATTCATACTTAAAAGTATAGGAAGAGTCGAACAGGACAATCAAAGGGTGAAACATCCTTGGAAAGGTATTCTCACGTCGACGGCTGTGTATGGTTTGATTACCGCCAACTTCTGTAACAACTATGGCTTCTACACGCTTCTAACGCAACTGCCGAGATTCCTGAAGGACGCCATGCATTTCGGAGTTCAATCCAGCGGGATGATTGCTGCGGTACCGTACTTCGGAATGAGCATTACATTATACCTCGCCGGGTACTTTGCCGATTGGTTTCAGATCAAAGGAATACTCACCACCACGCAGGTGCGTCGTAACTTTAACTGTGGGGCTTTCGTTGTGCAAAGTGTGTGTTTGATAATCGCGGCTGCAGTATTCACGCCGGTTGTTTCAATAATCTTCATCACTTTGGCAATTTCGGCATCTGCGTTCGCTTGGAGCGGTTACGCCGTCAACCACCTGGATCTATCCCCGAAAAGTGCTGGTCTTTTGATGGGAATCTCCAACTCGTTTGGAACTGCGTCAGGAATTATTACTCCGATAGTGGTTGGATATTTGACTTCTGGAAGCTCTCCCGCAGAATGGAAAATGGTGTTCTATATAGCGGCGGGAGTTTACTTGTTCGGATTGGTGGTTTACTGGTTTTGGGCATCGGGTGAGTTGCAACCTTGGTCAATTGAAGTGCAAGAACGTGAGAAGAAAGAACGAGAGGCAAAAAAGGAATGTTTTGTTTACGTCAATAAAATTAATCTGGAAGAATAA